In Vidua chalybeata isolate OUT-0048 chromosome 5, bVidCha1 merged haplotype, whole genome shotgun sequence, one genomic interval encodes:
- the LOC128788970 gene encoding histone H2B 1/2/3/4/6, which produces MPEPAKSAPAPKKGSKKAVTKTQKKGDKKRKKSRKESYSIYVYKVLKQVHPDTGISSKAMGIMNSFVNDIFERIAGEASRLAHYNKRSTITSREIQTAVRLLLPGELAKHAVSEGTKAVTKYTSSK; this is translated from the coding sequence ATGCCCGAGCCGGCCAAGTCCGCCCCCGCGCCCAAGAAGGGCTCCAAGAAGGCGGTGACCAAGACGCAGAAGAAGGGCGACAAGAAGCGCAAGAAGAGCCGCAAGGAGAGCTACTCCATCTACGTGTACAAGGTGCTGAAGCAGGTGCACCCCGACACGGGCATCTCGTCCAAGGCCATGGGCATCATGAACTCCTTCGTCAACGACATCTTCGAGCGCATCGCGGGCGAGGCGTCGCGCCTGGCGCACTACAACAAGCGCTCCACCATCACGTCGCGGGAGATCCAGACGGCCGTGCGCCTGCTGCTGCCCGGCGAGCTGGCCAAGCACGCCGTGTCCGAGGGCACCAAGGCTGTCACCAAGTACACCAGCTCCAAGTAG